In Falco cherrug isolate bFalChe1 chromosome 2, bFalChe1.pri, whole genome shotgun sequence, the following are encoded in one genomic region:
- the NR0B1 gene encoding nuclear receptor subfamily 0 group B member 1, whose translation MACLERCRCCADSRRHSSILYNILRSEEREASPAGQGPRQGLASRGCPCGTRRRVALRSPQVACKAASAVLVKTLRFVQNVPCFQELPLEEQLLLVRSCWAPLLVLGLAQDRVHFETVECAEPSMLQRILTTRRQGERPPPRGPAPGRPHRGPDGGGPHLPSAGEIQAIKGFLAKCWSLDISTKEYAYLKGTVLFNPDLPGLQCTQYIEGLQREAQQALNEHVRLIHRGDEARFAKLNVVLSLLRSINANVIAELFFKPIIGAVNMDDMLLEMLCAKL comes from the exons ATGGCGTGCCTGGAGCGCTGCCGCTGCTGCGCGGACAGCAGGCggcacagcagcatcctctACAACATCCTCCGGAGCGAGGAACGGGAGGCGTcgccggcggggcaggggccgAGGCAGGGGCTGGCGTCCCGCGGCTGCCCGTGCGGGACAAGGCGGCGGGTGGCCCTGAGGAGCCCGCAGGTGGCATGCAAGGCGGCCTCGGCCGTGCTGGTGAAGACGCTGCGCTTCGTCCAGAACGTGCCCTGCTTCCAGGAGCTGCCACTggaggagcagctcctgctggtcCGCAGCTGCTGGGCGcccctgctggtgctggggctggcgcAGGACCGGGTGCACTTCGAGACGGTGGAGTGCGCGGAGCCCAGCATGCTGCAGAGGATCCTCACCACCCGGCGGCAGGGCGagcggcccccgccgcggggaCCGGCACCGGGCCGGCCGCACCGCGGCCCCGACGGCGGCGGCCCGCACCTGCCCTCGGCCGGCGAGATTCAGGCCATCAAGGGCTTCCTGGCCAAGTGCTGGAGCCTGGATATCAGCACCAAGGAATACGCGTACCTCAAGGGGACGGTGCTCTTCAACCCGG acctACCTGGACTGCAGTGTACACAGTACATTGAAGGACTGCAGAGGGAAGCACAACAAGCTTTAAATGAACATGTCAGACTCATTCACAGAGGTGATGAAGCCAGATTTGCCAAGCTGAATGTTGTTCTATCCTTGTTAAGATCTATTAATGCTAATGTGATTGCTGAATTATTCTTTAAGCCCATCATTGGAGCAGTGAACATGGATGACAtgcttttggaaatgctttGTGCAAAATTATAA